The Salinibaculum sp. SYNS191 genome has a window encoding:
- a CDS encoding amidase: MIRDADVRNVADRLGLELDADDLAAYAEAANDMREQFASLEPATPEAEPATDVTTGDDEYNAVRHRFRLPDASGPLDDLAVGVKDNMAVAGVPMHCGSAAVDFTPTYHATVVDRLHDAGAAVTATTNMDEFAYFTTGETCAFGPTENPRVEGSVPGGSSSGSGAAVAAGMLDAALGSDTGGSVRIPASFCGVVGLKPTHRAVPRFGFADLAPSLDCIGPLAPDVETAARVFDTIAGPDPRDPSSLSGAPSTDATAGLDDPVEECRVAVVEPAMDDADGDVADAVEAAVESLEDRGVAAESVSPAQYRNVGMAGLIVAGAEFATLALSEGQVVGTGTGYSEPWRETVREVVRSPDIGDSVRDQILTHGTLAADGLSHYVAARNLGAEFTAAVDDVLETYDALVTPTTPMTAPEFGAITTDEDFSRTVANTVPFNASGHPALTVPTETDDGAPAGVQFVGRRGDERTLVALGTSLEDASSA; this comes from the coding sequence ATGATACGCGATGCAGACGTCCGGAACGTGGCTGACCGCCTCGGACTCGAACTGGACGCCGACGACCTTGCGGCCTACGCGGAGGCCGCGAACGACATGCGAGAGCAGTTCGCCTCGCTGGAGCCTGCCACGCCCGAGGCCGAACCGGCGACGGACGTCACGACTGGCGACGACGAGTACAACGCCGTCCGCCACCGCTTCCGACTGCCCGACGCGTCGGGACCGCTGGATGACCTGGCGGTCGGCGTCAAGGACAACATGGCGGTCGCAGGCGTCCCGATGCACTGCGGGTCTGCCGCCGTCGACTTCACCCCGACGTACCACGCGACGGTCGTCGACCGGCTCCACGACGCTGGCGCGGCCGTCACCGCCACGACGAACATGGACGAGTTCGCGTACTTCACGACCGGCGAGACGTGCGCGTTCGGTCCCACCGAGAACCCGCGGGTAGAGGGCTCTGTCCCCGGCGGGTCGTCCAGCGGGAGCGGCGCGGCCGTCGCCGCCGGGATGCTCGACGCGGCGCTTGGCAGCGACACCGGCGGGAGCGTCCGCATCCCTGCCTCGTTCTGTGGCGTCGTCGGGTTGAAGCCGACGCATCGTGCAGTCCCGCGCTTCGGCTTCGCCGACCTCGCACCGTCGCTGGACTGTATCGGGCCGCTCGCACCCGACGTCGAGACCGCCGCCCGTGTCTTCGATACCATCGCGGGTCCGGACCCGCGGGACCCGTCCTCGTTGAGCGGGGCACCGTCGACCGATGCGACCGCCGGGCTGGACGACCCTGTGGAGGAGTGCCGCGTCGCCGTCGTCGAGCCGGCGATGGACGACGCCGACGGGGATGTCGCCGACGCAGTCGAGGCGGCCGTCGAGTCGCTCGAAGACCGGGGCGTCGCGGCGGAGTCGGTGTCGCCCGCGCAGTACCGGAACGTCGGAATGGCCGGGCTAATCGTCGCGGGGGCCGAGTTCGCGACGCTCGCGCTGTCGGAGGGGCAGGTCGTCGGGACCGGCACCGGGTACAGCGAACCCTGGCGCGAGACCGTCCGCGAGGTGGTCCGGTCGCCGGACATCGGGGACAGCGTCCGCGACCAGATACTGACCCACGGCACACTGGCCGCGGACGGCCTGAGTCACTACGTCGCCGCGCGGAACCTCGGCGCCGAGTTCACGGCGGCGGTCGACGACGTGCTGGAGACCTACGACGCGCTCGTGACGCCGACGACCCCGATGACCGCCCCCGAGTTCGGCGCTATCACCACCGACGAGGACTTCTCGCGGACCGTCGCCAACACCGTCCCGTTCAACGCCAGCGGCCACCCCGCGCTCACGGTGCCGACAGAGACGGACGACGGGGCGCCGGCCGGCGTCCAGTTCGTCGGGCGGCGGGGCGACGAGCGCACGCTCGTCGCGCTGGGCACGTCGCTCGAAGATGCCAGTTCCGCGTAG
- a CDS encoding VOC family protein, producing the protein MSHETPIRVDHTGIAVESIPDAEPLLFALGCRKLIEESVEGRFRWAQYDFGTNASRLELIAPEAEDTFLTEYLDEHGPGLHHVTFEVADIDAVAATLEESGYSVVEYREYEDWTEAFVPPSNPTGALFQLFEYHDSYDEGRPPAEKLYVDGQRLTK; encoded by the coding sequence ATGTCCCACGAGACGCCGATTCGCGTCGACCACACCGGCATCGCCGTCGAGTCCATCCCGGACGCCGAACCGCTGCTGTTCGCGCTGGGCTGTCGGAAGCTCATCGAGGAGTCCGTCGAGGGGCGCTTCCGCTGGGCACAGTACGACTTCGGCACGAATGCCTCCCGGCTGGAACTCATCGCGCCGGAGGCCGAGGACACCTTCCTGACGGAGTACCTCGACGAGCACGGCCCCGGCCTGCACCACGTCACCTTCGAGGTGGCGGACATCGACGCCGTCGCGGCCACGCTGGAGGAGTCGGGCTACAGCGTGGTCGAGTACCGCGAGTACGAGGACTGGACCGAGGCGTTCGTCCCGCCGTCGAACCCGACCGGCGCGCTCTTTCAGCTGTTCGAGTACCACGACAGCTACGACGAGGGACGGCCGCCGGCAGAGAAACTCTACGTCGACGGGCAGCGATTGACGAAATAG
- a CDS encoding NAD-dependent epimerase/dehydratase family protein yields the protein MTENTVLVTGGTGFLGSYVVEDLVEAGHDVVAYDLSTDDRILSKLGVADDVTIRRGDVSEATDVVRAVKETGTNHIVHLAALLTNTARDNPRAALDVNVQGTNNVFEAARTLDDQVERVSWASSAAVYAPPHNYDAEYVDEDELVYPDTLYGATKEYNEHQARVYHEDYGLDHVGLRPTVAYGPYRETGGSAFLANIIEKPALGESFSVEYGDQVIDWQHARDIAQAFRKATFVDEDELSQRIYNVRGVLATIREAANAVREIIPDADLEVSDEGELPWTQNLDMTAAQEDFGYEVEYDLETGFRSYIDTLREENGLNPV from the coding sequence ATGACAGAGAATACCGTACTGGTAACTGGTGGTACCGGCTTCCTCGGCTCCTACGTCGTCGAGGACCTGGTCGAGGCGGGCCACGACGTCGTGGCCTACGACCTCTCGACGGACGACCGCATCCTCTCGAAACTCGGCGTCGCCGACGACGTGACTATCCGCCGGGGCGACGTCTCCGAGGCAACCGACGTCGTCCGCGCAGTCAAGGAGACGGGAACGAACCACATCGTCCACCTCGCGGCACTGCTGACCAACACCGCCCGCGACAACCCCCGCGCGGCGCTGGACGTGAACGTCCAGGGCACGAACAACGTCTTCGAGGCCGCTCGCACGCTGGACGACCAGGTCGAGCGCGTCTCCTGGGCCTCAAGCGCCGCCGTCTACGCGCCCCCGCACAACTACGACGCCGAGTACGTCGACGAGGACGAACTCGTCTACCCCGACACGCTCTACGGCGCGACCAAGGAGTACAACGAGCACCAGGCCCGCGTCTACCACGAGGACTACGGCCTCGACCACGTCGGCCTGCGCCCGACCGTCGCCTACGGCCCCTACCGCGAGACCGGCGGCTCCGCGTTCCTGGCGAACATCATCGAGAAGCCCGCACTCGGCGAGTCCTTCAGCGTCGAGTACGGCGACCAGGTCATCGACTGGCAGCACGCCCGCGACATCGCGCAGGCGTTCCGCAAGGCCACCTTCGTCGACGAGGACGAGTTGAGCCAGCGCATCTACAACGTCCGCGGCGTCCTGGCGACCATCCGCGAGGCCGCCAACGCAGTCCGCGAAATCATCCCCGACGCTGACCTGGAGGTCTCCGACGAGGGTGAACTCCCCTGGACGCAGAACCTCGACATGACCGCTGCCCAGGAGGACTTCGGCTACGAGGTGGAGTACGACCTGGAGACCGGCTTCCGCTCGTACATCGACACGCTCCGCGAGGAGAACGGCCTCAACCCCGTCTGA